The Scomber scombrus chromosome 5, fScoSco1.1, whole genome shotgun sequence genome window below encodes:
- the cryba1a gene encoding crystallin, beta A1a, whose product MALNNPNPLGPWKITVYDQENFQGKRLEFTSACQNIMECGVDNIRSLKVECGAWTGYEHSSFCGQQFVLERGEYPHWESWSGSNAYHIERMMSFRPICSANHKESKMVLFEKENFMGRQWEINDDYPSLQAMGWGNNEIGSMQVQSGAWVCYQFPGYRGYQYIMECDRHGGEYKHYREWGSHAQSFQVQSLRRIQQ is encoded by the exons ATGGCTCTGAATAATCCCAACCCTCTGGGACCATGGAAG ATCACAGTTTATGACCAGGAGAACTTCCAGGGGAAGCGTCTGGAGTTTACCTCAGCATGCCAGAACATCATGGAGTGCGGCGTGGACAACATCCGCTCTCTGAAGGTGGAGTGTGGAGC CTGGACAGGATATGAGCACTCCAGCTTCTGTGGACAGCAGTTTGTGTTGGAGAGAGGAGAGTATCCTCACTGGGAGTCGTGGAGTGGCAGCAACGCCTACCACATTGAGAGGATGATGTCCTTCCGCCCCATCTGCTCTGCT AACCACAAGGAGTCCAAGATGGTGCTGTTTGAGAAGGAGAACTTCATGGGACGTCAGTGGGAGATAAATGATGACTACCCCTCTCTGCAGGCCATGGGCTGGGGCAACAATGAGATTGGATCCATGCAAGTTCAGAGTGGCGC CTGGGTGTGCTACCAGTTCCCTGGTTACCGTGGTTACCAGTACATCATGGAGTGCGATCGTCATGGCGGCGAGTACAAACATTACAGAGAGTGGGGCTCCCATGCTCAGTCCTTCCAGGTGCAGTCGCTGCGTCGAATCCAGCAATAA
- the crybb1l3 gene encoding crystallin, beta B1, like 3 — protein MSHSGAQGSIGSHSAIGLRNQKICLYEFENFQGRRMDLFGESRNLMEKGFERIGSIKVECGPWVGYEQQNLTGEMFILEKGEYPRWDTWTNSYRCDSMMSVRPMKMDPQDHKICLYECPNFEGRKMEVCDEDIPSLWSYGFQDRVASLQVTGGTWVGYQYPGYRGFQYVFEMGPYKHWNEWGANQPQIQSIRRVRDMQTHRRGCFEMTA, from the exons ATGTCTCACTCAGGTGCTCAAGGCAGTATTGGCAGCCACTCTGCCATTGGGCTGCGCAATCAAAAG ATTTGTCTCTATGAATTCGAGAACTTCCAGGGCCGCAGGATGGACCTGTTTGGAGAGTCCCGTAACCTGATGGAGAAGGGTTTCGAGAGAATTGGTTCCATCAAGGTCGAGTGTGGACC CTGGGTGGGTTACGAGCAGCAGAACCTGACTGGTGAGATGTTCATCCTGGAGAAGGGAGAGTACCCCCGCTGGGATACCTGGACCAACAGCTACAGGTGTGACTCTATGATGTCCGTCAGGCCCATGAAGATG GACCCCCAGGACCACAAGATCTGCCTGTACGAGTGTCCAAACTTCGAGGGTCGCAAAATGGAGGTGTGCGATGAGGATATTCCTAGCCTGTGGTCTTATGGCTTCCAGGATCGTGTTGCCAGTCTTCAAGTCACCGGTGGAAC CTGGGTGGGCTACCAGTACCCTGGCTACCGTGGCTTCCAGTATGTGTTTGAGATGGGCCCTTACAAGCACTGGAACGAGTGGGGAGCCAACCAGCCCCAGATCCAGTCCATCCGCAGGGTGAGAGACATGCAGACACACCGCAGGGGCTGCTTCGAGATGACCGCATAA